Proteins encoded in a region of the Sulfurimonas marina genome:
- the folP gene encoding dihydropteroate synthase, which translates to MEIKKLSNEIDVKKYLVDLGVDSGGIKILSSKAKTEIFYIKDLAVGGANILKQDALSIGADLAVPRGTVIAKTPHVDCILIATTKQIETLAKKELAQPFGLKELALQLQNYLKTRQAHDVEIMGIVNANDDSFFSGSRFFGEAAVKRIEKLIEDGADIIDIGGVSSRPNAPEVSPEEELQRVQPILDAIGKNKLYEKAKFSIDSYTPSVVQYSLDNGFKIVNDITGFENDVLCKLSAEYDASAVVMHMQGTPQTMQANPQYSDVILDVYKYLEKQTQKLEDFGVKDIILDVGIGFGKSLDDNLQLLKHLEHFSLLGKELLIGASRKSMIDKITPSAIEDRIAGTLVLHLEAIRNGASIIRAHDVYEHKQALEVFKKIQKV; encoded by the coding sequence ATGGAGATTAAAAAACTCTCAAATGAGATCGATGTTAAAAAGTATCTTGTTGACTTAGGTGTAGATAGCGGCGGTATTAAAATACTCTCTTCAAAAGCAAAAACAGAGATTTTTTACATAAAAGATTTAGCAGTCGGCGGGGCAAATATTTTAAAGCAGGATGCCCTCTCAATAGGTGCAGATCTTGCAGTTCCGCGAGGGACAGTAATTGCAAAAACACCCCATGTTGATTGTATATTAATAGCTACAACAAAGCAGATTGAAACACTTGCAAAAAAAGAGCTGGCACAACCTTTCGGACTTAAAGAGTTAGCCCTTCAACTACAAAACTATTTAAAAACAAGGCAAGCTCATGATGTTGAGATTATGGGTATTGTAAATGCAAACGATGACAGCTTTTTTAGCGGTTCAAGATTTTTTGGAGAAGCTGCGGTAAAGAGAATAGAAAAACTGATCGAAGACGGGGCTGACATTATAGATATCGGAGGTGTTTCATCACGCCCCAATGCTCCGGAAGTGAGCCCTGAAGAGGAGCTGCAAAGAGTACAGCCTATTCTTGATGCTATAGGTAAAAACAAGCTCTATGAAAAAGCAAAGTTTAGTATAGATTCTTATACACCTAGCGTTGTTCAATATTCATTAGATAACGGTTTTAAAATTGTAAATGATATTACAGGTTTTGAAAACGACGTACTATGTAAACTGAGTGCCGAGTACGATGCAAGTGCGGTAGTGATGCATATGCAGGGGACTCCTCAAACAATGCAAGCAAATCCTCAGTATAGTGATGTTATTCTTGATGTATATAAGTACTTAGAGAAGCAAACACAAAAACTGGAAGATTTCGGAGTGAAAGATATTATTCTAGATGTTGGAATAGGATTTGGGAAAAGCTTAGATGACAATCTTCAACTGTTAAAGCATTTAGAACACTTTAGTTTACTCGGAAAAGAGTTACTTATTGGTGCTTCAAGAAAATCTATGATCGATAAAATAACACCATCAGCTATCGAAGATAGAATTGCCGGTACGCTTGTACTTCATTTAGAAGCTATAAGAAACGGGGCTTCTATTATACGTGCGCATGATGTTTATGAACATAAACAGGCTCTAGAGGTATTTAAAAAAATACAAAAGGTGTAA
- a CDS encoding GGDEF domain-containing protein: MKFPSAGDIASTQVVSININEPISKAIDMMIVSDHRDIIVQDYDLFYVLTAIEVLKLRESSIKLIDPISHLTLKRTPAVKKDTNVLNLLRFLDELTEYICVINEDRTIYGLITHTDITSNIDPEIIMDNYTIEDFLRLTRRVRWINKEMSTSDVLSHMYTGENDSVIIVEEQKPIGILTTKDVVQLIKHNADLDLPIKAYMNSPVESIHKRTSIREALEFVKAKHYKRLIVVDDEGRLSGIITQKELILLTYNRWALVMKEHQEELQEINSILKAQNQEYELLASIDPLTKLYNRYKFKQLFNSSLETMLQRAGVMSLVLLDIDFFKKVNDQYGHNVGDDVLQKISELLKNETREVDIVCRWGGEEFTILFPTVDLEQACTIAEKIRGKIEQLEIDKVGHVTASFGVAEVSGKVFLEDVVAKADDALYKAKSSGRNKVMW, from the coding sequence ATGAAATTTCCAAGTGCAGGTGATATAGCAAGTACACAAGTAGTTTCAATTAACATTAACGAACCGATTAGTAAAGCTATAGATATGATGATCGTGAGCGATCATCGTGATATCATTGTACAGGATTATGATCTTTTCTATGTCCTGACTGCCATAGAGGTTTTAAAATTACGCGAATCAAGTATAAAACTAATAGACCCTATCTCACATCTAACTTTAAAGAGAACTCCAGCTGTAAAAAAAGATACAAATGTTCTTAACCTTTTAAGATTTTTAGATGAATTAACTGAATATATTTGTGTAATTAATGAAGACAGAACTATCTATGGGTTAATAACGCATACAGATATCACTAGCAATATAGATCCTGAAATTATAATGGATAACTATACTATAGAAGATTTTTTACGTCTTACTCGACGTGTGCGCTGGATCAATAAAGAGATGAGTACTAGTGATGTATTATCTCACATGTACACAGGGGAAAATGACAGCGTTATAATTGTAGAGGAACAAAAGCCTATAGGGATACTTACAACAAAAGATGTAGTACAGTTAATTAAACATAATGCTGATCTTGACCTGCCTATCAAAGCTTATATGAACTCACCAGTTGAGAGTATACATAAAAGAACAAGTATAAGAGAAGCACTGGAGTTTGTCAAAGCAAAACATTATAAACGTTTAATTGTTGTTGATGACGAGGGGAGATTGTCAGGAATTATCACACAAAAAGAGTTGATTCTTTTAACATACAACAGATGGGCGTTGGTGATGAAAGAGCATCAAGAGGAGTTGCAGGAGATCAACTCTATTTTAAAAGCTCAGAATCAAGAGTATGAGCTATTAGCCTCAATCGACCCACTTACAAAATTATATAACAGATATAAGTTCAAACAACTTTTTAACTCATCTTTAGAAACGATGCTTCAAAGAGCAGGGGTGATGTCTTTAGTCCTTTTAGATATAGATTTTTTTAAAAAGGTAAATGATCAGTATGGACACAATGTCGGAGATGATGTTTTACAAAAAATTTCAGAACTCTTGAAAAATGAAACGAGAGAAGTTGACATTGTATGTCGATGGGGTGGGGAGGAGTTTACTATCCTTTTTCCTACGGTTGACCTAGAACAAGCATGTACTATTGCTGAAAAAATAAGAGGGAAAATAGAACAACTTGAAATAGATAAGGTTGGTCATGTTACTGCCAGTTTCGGTGTAGCAGAAGTATCTGGGAAGGTGTTTTTAGAAGATGTAGTAGCAAAAGCCGATGATGCACTTTATAAAGCGAAATCTTCGGGTAGAAATAAAGTTATGTGGTAA
- a CDS encoding inorganic phosphate transporter yields MDIETLNKLEKKALKKSGMDFTRLGVALFFAVAVLTFSFVSNGGVPNNMFLAIAALIGAYMAMNIGANDVANNVGPAVGSRAMTMTMAIIIAAVFEASGALIAGGDVVKTIKKGIIDISAFGGNADPFIWAMMAALLAAALWLNLATALRAPVSTTHSIVGGVMGAGIAAAGFSIVSWSTMGKIAASWVISPVLGGVIAAAFLFSIKKAIVFKKNKIDAAKKYVPIYVAIMAWAFVTYLTLKGLKKVWPSVVEFLNNIPFVSMEVTQKPTFTTALILGAITAIIVYFYIANKIKNKVFDDSNDGVNTLFTIPLIFSAALLSFAHGANDVANAVGPLAAISDAVIHGGVSTKASIPLWVMAVGAIGIALGLMLYGPKLIKTVGAEITELNQIRAFSIAMAAAITVIIASQLGLPVSSTHIAIGGVFGVGFLREYLHITSKETHSVEDDLQIIEDEKATMNAYKAELATLEKKDDKSKADYERIVELYKLIAKEEELLKSTKKHIKKIEKVQYVKRDTVKKIIAAWIITVPAAAIIAGVLFYAIKGIML; encoded by the coding sequence ATGGATATAGAAACACTCAATAAGCTGGAGAAAAAAGCACTCAAAAAAAGTGGAATGGACTTTACAAGATTAGGGGTTGCACTCTTTTTTGCCGTTGCAGTTTTAACTTTTAGTTTTGTTTCAAACGGCGGCGTTCCAAATAATATGTTCCTGGCTATTGCAGCTCTTATCGGTGCATATATGGCGATGAATATCGGTGCTAACGATGTAGCAAACAACGTAGGGCCTGCTGTTGGTTCACGTGCTATGACTATGACAATGGCAATTATAATTGCTGCTGTTTTTGAAGCCAGCGGTGCACTTATTGCCGGTGGAGATGTTGTAAAGACAATTAAAAAAGGGATCATTGACATCTCTGCTTTTGGAGGCAATGCAGATCCTTTTATCTGGGCTATGATGGCTGCACTTTTAGCTGCTGCACTTTGGCTGAACTTAGCTACTGCACTCAGAGCTCCTGTATCAACTACACACTCAATTGTGGGTGGTGTAATGGGTGCAGGTATCGCGGCAGCTGGTTTTAGTATTGTATCATGGTCAACTATGGGGAAAATTGCAGCTTCATGGGTAATTTCACCTGTTTTAGGTGGGGTTATTGCTGCTGCATTCCTATTCTCTATAAAAAAAGCGATCGTCTTTAAAAAGAACAAGATTGATGCCGCAAAAAAATATGTGCCAATCTATGTAGCTATTATGGCGTGGGCATTCGTAACTTATTTAACACTCAAAGGGCTTAAAAAAGTATGGCCGTCTGTAGTAGAATTTCTTAATAACATCCCTTTCGTATCAATGGAAGTGACACAAAAGCCAACTTTTACAACAGCACTAATTTTAGGTGCTATTACAGCAATAATTGTTTATTTCTACATTGCAAATAAAATTAAAAACAAAGTATTTGATGATTCAAATGACGGGGTAAATACTCTCTTTACTATTCCGTTGATTTTTTCAGCTGCACTTCTAAGTTTTGCTCACGGTGCAAATGATGTTGCAAATGCTGTTGGGCCTTTAGCTGCTATTAGTGATGCCGTAATTCACGGCGGTGTATCTACAAAAGCATCTATCCCTCTATGGGTTATGGCTGTAGGTGCTATCGGTATTGCTCTTGGTCTTATGTTATACGGTCCAAAGCTTATTAAAACAGTTGGTGCAGAGATTACTGAGCTTAACCAAATAAGAGCTTTCTCAATTGCAATGGCAGCTGCTATTACGGTTATCATCGCTTCTCAACTTGGTCTGCCTGTAAGTTCTACTCATATTGCGATCGGTGGTGTATTCGGTGTTGGTTTCTTAAGAGAGTATCTTCACATAACTTCAAAAGAGACACATAGTGTTGAAGATGACTTACAGATTATCGAAGATGAAAAAGCTACAATGAATGCTTATAAAGCAGAGTTAGCAACACTAGAGAAAAAAGATGACAAATCTAAAGCTGACTATGAGAGAATTGTAGAGCTTTACAAACTCATAGCAAAAGAGGAAGAGCTCTTAAAATCTACGAAAAAACATATTAAGAAAATTGAAAAAGTACAGTATGTAAAACGTGACACTGTGAAGAAAATAATCGCAGCTTGGATCATTACGGTACCAGCAGCTGCAATCATTGCAGGTGTACTATTTTATGCTATTAAAGGGATTATGCTTTAA
- a CDS encoding peptidylprolyl isomerase — MKNLIITLFLVLSATILSAQNPHVVLETNQGNIELELYPDAAPLAVENFTTHVKNGYYNNLTFHRIIKNFMIQGGDPTGTGRGGESIWDKEFKNEYKANVIFDKPGILAMANAGPNTNGSQFFITVAPTPWLNGGYTIFGKVADEASMNVVLKMSNVATNGRYGGDRPNQPQIIKKAYLK; from the coding sequence ATGAAAAACCTGATTATCACACTGTTTTTAGTTTTATCGGCAACTATATTAAGTGCCCAAAATCCACATGTTGTTTTAGAGACCAATCAAGGGAATATAGAACTTGAACTCTATCCCGATGCAGCTCCTTTAGCTGTAGAAAATTTTACTACTCACGTAAAAAACGGTTACTACAACAACTTAACATTTCACAGAATCATTAAGAACTTTATGATCCAAGGTGGTGATCCGACAGGAACAGGTCGCGGAGGAGAATCTATCTGGGACAAAGAGTTTAAAAATGAGTATAAAGCAAACGTTATTTTTGACAAACCGGGTATATTAGCTATGGCAAATGCCGGACCAAACACAAACGGAAGCCAGTTTTTTATCACTGTAGCACCTACACCTTGGCTAAATGGCGGTTATACAATTTTTGGAAAAGTTGCAGACGAAGCTTCAATGAACGTAGTTCTAAAAATGAGCAATGTTGCAACAAACGGAAGATATGGGGGAGATAGACCAAATCAACCTCAAATCATTAAAAAAGCATACTTAAAATAG
- the msrB gene encoding peptide-methionine (R)-S-oxide reductase MsrB: protein MKVVKSKDEWKKQLTPEAFYVCREHGTEAPFSGKYYDCKDEGVYKCVCCDAPLFESSTKFDSGTGWPSYFEPIEDAVTEYKDMSHGMIRIEVRCASCDAHLGHVFPDGPEPTGMRYCINSVCLTLDENE, encoded by the coding sequence ATGAAAGTAGTCAAGAGTAAAGATGAATGGAAAAAACAACTAACTCCTGAAGCGTTCTATGTATGTAGAGAGCATGGAACAGAAGCACCTTTTTCCGGTAAATATTACGACTGTAAAGATGAGGGTGTATACAAATGTGTATGTTGTGATGCCCCGCTTTTTGAATCTTCTACAAAATTTGATTCGGGAACCGGTTGGCCGAGCTATTTTGAACCGATTGAAGATGCGGTAACTGAATATAAAGATATGAGTCATGGAATGATTCGTATAGAGGTAAGATGTGCATCATGTGACGCTCATTTAGGACATGTTTTTCCTGATGGTCCTGAACCGACAGGGATGAGATACTGCATCAATTCTGTATGCTTAACACTTGACGAGAACGAATAA
- a CDS encoding HU family DNA-binding protein, with translation MNKAQFVELVQECGNYKTKVEAEAAIKAFTEAVTEALVKKEDVSLVGFGSFAAALQKGKSGTVPGTDKTYTTQDKMVPKFKAGKGLKDRVAAGK, from the coding sequence ATGAATAAGGCACAATTCGTTGAATTAGTACAAGAATGTGGTAACTACAAAACTAAAGTAGAAGCAGAAGCAGCTATTAAAGCTTTCACTGAAGCTGTAACTGAAGCTTTAGTAAAAAAAGAGGATGTTTCTCTAGTAGGTTTTGGTAGTTTTGCTGCTGCACTACAAAAAGGTAAAAGCGGTACAGTTCCAGGTACTGATAAAACTTATACTACTCAAGATAAAATGGTTCCTAAATTTAAAGCTGGTAAAGGTCTTAAAGACCGCGTTGCAGCTGGTAAATAA
- a CDS encoding XRE family transcriptional regulator, translating into MQIDDLFNILHNSVESQNNGRKISLKDMANSLGISMRTYQDWKLGRAKPQAAATVIKMLGMLDDDEIIRAVRKINKLKDA; encoded by the coding sequence ATGCAAATCGATGACTTGTTCAATATACTTCACAACTCGGTAGAATCACAAAACAATGGACGTAAGATATCTCTTAAAGATATGGCCAACTCTTTAGGAATATCTATGCGCACATACCAAGATTGGAAACTTGGTCGTGCAAAACCGCAAGCTGCCGCAACCGTGATCAAGATGTTAGGTATGTTGGATGATGATGAGATTATTCGCGCTGTAAGAAAAATCAATAAACTAAAGGATGCTTAA
- the fbaA gene encoding class II fructose-bisphosphate aldolase yields the protein MSTGILDIVKPGVLFGDDVTKVYEHAKKTGFAIPAVNVVNTDSINGVLEAAKKANSPVIIQFSNGGGSYFAGKGLSNENEQAAIAGTIAGAMYVHMMAETYGVAVILHTDHAARKLLPWIDALLSTGEVHYQAYGKPLFSSHMLDLSEEPLEENIATCKTYLERMSKIGMHIEIELGVTGGEEDGVDNTNIDNALLYTQPEEVAYAYEELGKISPNFTIAASFGNVHGVYKPGNVVLTPKILDNSQKYIAEKFSTSSDKPVNFVFHGGSGSLPEEISEAISYGVIKMNIDTDTQWATWNGVREYVAKNHDYLQGQIGNPEGEDKPNKKYYDPRKWLRAGQESLVERVIEAFKDLNAMDRN from the coding sequence ATGAGTACTGGTATATTAGATATTGTAAAACCTGGTGTGTTATTTGGTGATGATGTTACAAAAGTTTATGAGCATGCAAAAAAGACTGGATTTGCTATCCCGGCTGTAAACGTTGTAAATACTGATTCGATCAATGGTGTTTTAGAAGCTGCAAAAAAAGCAAACTCTCCTGTGATTATTCAGTTTAGTAACGGTGGCGGTTCTTACTTTGCAGGAAAAGGTTTAAGTAATGAAAATGAACAAGCTGCAATCGCAGGAACTATAGCGGGTGCTATGTATGTTCACATGATGGCTGAGACTTACGGTGTAGCTGTTATTCTTCATACTGACCATGCTGCAAGAAAACTGCTTCCATGGATCGATGCTCTTTTAAGTACAGGTGAGGTACATTACCAAGCATACGGTAAACCGCTTTTCTCTTCACATATGTTAGATCTTTCAGAAGAGCCTTTAGAGGAAAACATTGCTACATGTAAAACTTACCTAGAGCGTATGAGCAAAATCGGTATGCATATCGAGATCGAGCTTGGTGTTACAGGTGGAGAAGAGGACGGTGTTGATAATACAAATATTGACAATGCTCTTCTTTATACACAACCAGAGGAAGTTGCATATGCATATGAAGAGTTAGGAAAAATCTCTCCAAACTTTACAATTGCAGCATCATTTGGAAATGTTCACGGTGTATACAAACCGGGGAATGTTGTTTTAACTCCAAAAATCTTAGACAATTCTCAAAAATATATAGCAGAAAAATTCAGTACATCATCTGACAAACCGGTTAACTTTGTATTCCACGGTGGTTCAGGTTCTCTTCCAGAAGAGATCTCTGAGGCTATCTCATACGGTGTTATTAAAATGAATATCGATACAGATACACAATGGGCTACTTGGAATGGTGTTAGAGAATATGTTGCTAAAAACCATGATTACTTACAAGGTCAGATCGGAAACCCAGAGGGTGAAGATAAACCAAATAAAAAATACTATGATCCAAGAAAATGGTTACGTGCAGGTCAAGAGAGTTTAGTTGAACGTGTAATTGAAGCGTTCAAAGACCTTAACGCTATGGATAGAAACTAA
- the cmoA gene encoding carboxy-S-adenosyl-L-methionine synthase CmoA translates to MNDKVFTKPIKKQFEFDEEVAAVFDDMLERSVPFYKESQKITKFFVLKNLSENGIVYDLGCSTASLLLNINRDLECKANLIGLDNSEAMLARAKRKIEAFGADVQVELGDILEYEYKEADAFISNYTLQFIRPLVREKLIKKIADSLKKEGVFIFSEKVISHHPKLNKDLIECYYDFKKEQGYSEYEIMQKREALENVLVPYSEEENIKMALENGFSHCEVVFRWANFATFIAIK, encoded by the coding sequence ATGAATGACAAAGTATTTACAAAACCTATAAAAAAACAGTTTGAATTTGACGAAGAGGTCGCTGCTGTTTTTGACGATATGTTGGAACGCAGTGTACCCTTTTATAAAGAGAGTCAAAAAATTACAAAGTTTTTTGTACTCAAAAACTTAAGTGAAAACGGTATAGTGTATGATCTTGGATGTTCAACTGCAAGTCTATTGTTGAATATAAACAGAGACCTAGAGTGTAAAGCTAACCTTATAGGACTTGATAATTCTGAAGCGATGCTTGCACGTGCAAAAAGAAAGATAGAAGCATTCGGTGCAGATGTACAAGTTGAACTTGGAGATATATTAGAGTATGAGTACAAAGAAGCAGATGCTTTTATTAGTAACTATACATTGCAGTTTATCCGACCGCTTGTAAGAGAGAAGCTTATTAAAAAGATAGCCGATTCACTAAAAAAAGAGGGTGTATTTATTTTCAGTGAAAAGGTGATCTCTCACCATCCAAAGCTCAATAAAGATCTGATCGAGTGTTATTATGACTTTAAAAAAGAGCAGGGCTACAGCGAGTACGAGATTATGCAAAAGCGTGAAGCTTTAGAAAATGTGCTTGTTCCTTACAGCGAAGAGGAAAATATAAAGATGGCTTTAGAGAATGGATTTTCTCATTGTGAAGTGGTGTTTCGCTGGGCAAACTTTGCAACTTTCATCGCTATAAAGTAA
- the nth gene encoding endonuclease III, which produces MKKATKKEIAEIHKRFVERYSDAVTELEYKNAYELVVAVALSAQCTDKRVNVITPALFEKYPSPKELAQADIEDVKALINTCSFFNNKAKNIIEMAKRVVEVYDGEIPMNEKELQTLAGVGQKTANVVMIEYTGANLMAVDTHVFRVSHRLGLSDDKTPIATEATLVKKFKNDLHALHQGMVLFGRYICRAKNPKCEECFLTEFCKTKETFKV; this is translated from the coding sequence ATGAAAAAAGCAACGAAAAAAGAGATAGCTGAGATCCACAAACGTTTTGTAGAGAGATACAGCGATGCGGTAACAGAATTAGAATATAAAAATGCATATGAACTGGTTGTAGCAGTAGCCCTCTCAGCTCAATGTACAGATAAAAGAGTGAACGTAATCACACCTGCACTTTTTGAGAAATATCCATCTCCAAAAGAGCTTGCACAGGCAGACATTGAAGATGTAAAAGCTCTTATTAACACTTGTTCATTTTTTAACAATAAAGCCAAGAACATTATAGAAATGGCAAAAAGAGTTGTTGAAGTGTATGACGGTGAGATTCCAATGAATGAAAAGGAGTTGCAGACTCTTGCAGGTGTTGGACAAAAAACTGCTAATGTTGTTATGATCGAATATACAGGTGCGAACTTGATGGCAGTCGATACGCACGTTTTTCGTGTTTCACACAGACTTGGTCTAAGCGATGACAAAACCCCGATCGCAACAGAAGCGACACTTGTAAAAAAATTTAAAAACGATCTCCATGCACTGCATCAGGGGATGGTACTTTTTGGTAGATACATCTGTCGTGCAAAAAATCCAAAATGTGAAGAGTGTTTTTTAACGGAATTTTGTAAAACAAAGGAAACTTTTAAAGTATAG
- a CDS encoding response regulator, which translates to MGFFSIFSSNKTANEPKDIVRTQETFHSGLEASLGREFFLEVADENEDMLLYFLQGTGWIGANETFLKKMNYHDISDFNRENESIRDIFLNESEEIFTESDKSWLDYIRKYKKDGYRVSILDKNSSDVIMIDAKAYQSKLNSRMYVLHLKDVTDIYKAEQKTKEIEKLKTKFLANIGHEFRTPMNGILGFVDLLEHTHLDSQQSEYINMIHRSSKSLMTNIETLLDLAQLQSGRLELSNEPFNLLPLVEMLSYSFCKQGKEKGIKVMSFVDPKIPEELNSDSKKIMQILNALASNAIKFTPRGGKVIIEVKLLKRQQNGDCSIGFSVKDTGQGISEEQIALINEPFTPGNQADERLGVGLSLSSGLVKLLGSDLRITSDSSGTYVNFVLNFKNSSGQNYKMMPKKKVKVLLLDQSKIEEANFLTIYLRAFALDVVKSNQLDEHVYEDVDALYIVANQNDSSWILELGTYFKKIPVSILLDENEKLQTKLTHIVDDVINKPLLPSYMAKHLYAMNNIEMHIEEKEEFSIKDENITALVVEDNMINQRLIKLLLQGYNIDVETAANGLEAVQQYKKHNFDIVFMDIDMPQMNGIVATKEIKAVMSLGAKKTPIVALTALSMDGDREMILSEGLDDYLSKPLTRDKLELILEKHLKVHV; encoded by the coding sequence ATGGGTTTCTTCTCTATTTTTTCATCAAATAAAACTGCAAATGAACCAAAAGATATTGTACGAACACAAGAAACATTTCATAGTGGACTTGAGGCTAGTTTAGGTCGTGAATTTTTTCTTGAAGTTGCAGATGAAAATGAAGATATGTTACTTTACTTTCTCCAGGGAACAGGCTGGATAGGGGCTAATGAGACATTTTTAAAGAAAATGAACTATCATGATATATCAGACTTTAATAGAGAAAATGAAAGTATCAGAGATATCTTTTTAAATGAGAGTGAAGAGATTTTTACAGAGTCAGATAAGTCTTGGCTAGATTATATAAGAAAGTATAAAAAAGATGGTTACCGTGTCAGTATACTTGATAAAAACAGTTCTGATGTGATAATGATCGATGCAAAAGCCTATCAGTCAAAACTCAATAGCAGAATGTATGTACTTCATCTAAAAGATGTGACAGATATCTACAAAGCTGAACAAAAAACAAAAGAGATTGAAAAACTTAAAACAAAATTTTTAGCAAATATTGGACATGAGTTTAGAACTCCTATGAATGGGATTTTAGGTTTTGTAGATCTTCTCGAACACACTCATCTTGATTCACAACAAAGTGAATATATCAATATGATCCATCGCTCTTCAAAAAGTTTAATGACAAATATTGAAACACTTTTAGACCTTGCACAACTACAAAGCGGTAGATTAGAACTTTCAAATGAACCTTTTAACCTTTTACCGTTAGTTGAAATGCTGTCATACAGTTTTTGTAAACAAGGAAAAGAGAAAGGGATCAAGGTGATGAGCTTTGTTGATCCTAAAATTCCAGAAGAACTTAACAGTGATTCTAAAAAAATTATGCAGATTCTCAATGCACTTGCTTCAAATGCGATCAAGTTTACACCGCGTGGCGGAAAGGTGATCATTGAAGTGAAATTGCTTAAACGTCAACAAAACGGTGACTGTAGCATAGGTTTTAGTGTAAAAGATACAGGTCAAGGGATATCTGAAGAGCAAATTGCACTTATTAATGAACCTTTTACTCCAGGAAATCAGGCAGATGAGAGACTCGGTGTTGGGCTAAGTTTATCATCTGGACTTGTGAAGCTTCTTGGTTCAGACCTTCGTATTACAAGTGACAGTAGCGGTACATATGTAAACTTTGTTCTCAACTTTAAAAACTCTAGCGGACAAAACTACAAAATGATGCCGAAGAAAAAAGTAAAAGTTTTACTGCTTGACCAGTCTAAAATAGAAGAAGCAAACTTTTTAACTATCTATCTTCGTGCTTTTGCTTTAGATGTTGTAAAATCAAATCAACTCGATGAACATGTATATGAAGATGTAGATGCACTCTATATTGTTGCAAACCAAAATGATTCTTCATGGATCTTGGAACTTGGAACATACTTTAAAAAAATACCTGTTTCAATACTGCTTGATGAAAATGAAAAACTGCAAACAAAACTTACACATATTGTAGATGATGTGATCAATAAACCGCTTCTTCCAAGTTATATGGCAAAACATCTGTATGCTATGAATAATATTGAGATGCATATAGAGGAAAAAGAAGAATTTTCTATAAAAGATGAAAATATAACAGCTCTTGTAGTTGAAGATAATATGATCAATCAAAGACTGATAAAACTGTTATTACAAGGGTACAATATTGATGTAGAGACTGCTGCAAATGGTTTGGAAGCTGTACAGCAGTACAAAAAGCATAATTTTGATATTGTCTTTATGGATATAGATATGCCGCAAATGAACGGTATTGTAGCAACAAAAGAGATAAAAGCTGTGATGTCTTTAGGTGCGAAAAAAACACCTATAGTCGCATTGACAGCATTATCAATGGATGGTGATAGAGAGATGATCCTTAGTGAAGGACTGGATGATTATCTCTCTAAACCGTTAACTCGTGATAAATTAGAGCTTATTTTAGAAAAACATTTAAAAGTACATGTATAG